GAGCGGAGCAGTGGAGGGACCCGGGGAGGTGCGGCCCGACATCACACACCAGGTACTGGCTCCGTACTGACCACCATGGGCTTGTATGGGCCGCGTGGGGCATTATCTGATGGCTTTGGATGTGTGAACGGAGTTAACTTCACCACCATACTTGTGCTTAATAACGTGTACAATTCAGTTTGTGTATGAATGGGATTGCTGGTTTCTCAGCATAACAGTTGTGCTTATGGGCCACCTGGATTCTTTATCTCTTGTTGCTTCTGCAGTCATAGAGCCTTTCCCAAGATCCCTCCCTGGTGCCTTTTCATTTTACGCTCCTGCATATTcatttgtattgtttttcattcagagtCTTCTCATGCTCATGGATAGCCCTCTGAATAGAGCTGGCCTCTGCAAGTTTTACATCCATACCCAGAAGAATGTTTTAATTGAAGTGAATCCTCAGACCAGGATCCCGAGAACTTTCGATCGATTCTGTGGCCTTATGGGTAAGCGATTCATGCTTTGCACTGGCCGCAAAATGACGCAGGTTGCCAGCCACGTCCTACAAATACATATTCCTTAATACAGTGGggactggaacaggctgcccagggaggttgtggatgcccgtccttggaggtgttcaaggccaggttggacggggccctgggcaacctgactCTAGTAAAAGGTGTACTGTTTGGTGGCCtgcaggcaggggggttggaactacatgtccttgaggtcccttccaacccggtcatttcattctgtgattctgtcactGGCCCGTATGAGAATGTGCTGATGGCAAATTAACTCCCTgatgggtgttttttgttgttgggtttatttttaagctcCTCTAGAGGATGCTGGGAGCTCTGAAGTTCTTTCCTAGTTGAGCTCTCATTGGTAGGCAGAGAACGTGCTTCCTTCAGCAAGAGAACAGCCTGCTTAACtaatgttcttctgttttgtcagtTCAGTTGCTGCATAAGCTCAGTGTTCGAGCAGCTGATGGTCCTCAGAAATTGTTGAAGGTAAGTAGTCATTGAATGTTTATGGGCAATGGTGCAAAGATTCCTCTTTGCAGCTAGTAACGTATTTGCTTTAAGCACAGATTTGTCTATTTGATAGAGCCTCTTACCTCTACACTGCCattaatatttctcttctctacAGGTCATTAAAAATCCAGTCAGTGACCACCTACCTGTGGGCTGTATGAAGATCGGTACCTCTTTTGCTGCTCCAAATGTGACAGATCTGCGTGAACTGGTTCCTAAAGCAGAGCCCGTAACCATTGTTGTGGGAGCTTTTGCCCACGGTTCAGTAAGTGCATGTAGCCTTTTTACTTGGGAGCTGTAAATATCTTTATGAACGTAGATTTTAGTGCCCCTCTTgaggttggtttgtttgtttttcttttagactAATCTATTCTTTGGGAActtcccccccaaccccttcTCTGTTAAGAAACTGCCCAGCCTTGTAATAGTTGGGCCTGTCATTGAAGAGAGGGCATCATTGCTCTGAAGAGATTTAAAGTGCAATATTAAGTCTCGAATGAAACAATGGTCATATAGAGAGCAATGGATGTGGCCGTTTGAAACTGAATGGAAGTAGAGTGGATTAAGATAGTATGGCAGCTTGCTACGCAGTCAGAGATATTATTTATGCCTGTCCTTTCTCCCCCCAGGTCAATGTGGACTATACAGAAAAGACGATCCTCCTATCAGCAACTATCCCCTGTCTGCTGCCCTCACATGTGCTAAAATTACTACTGCCTTTGAGGAAGCCTGGGGAGTACTATGAGCTTCTGTCTCTCCTGCTGTCACAATGGACTGCTATACAGTGACTCTAGATTCTGGAGAAGctttttttagttctttgtgACCTGGTGCAGCTTTTGGGCtcctgaaaggggaaaaagcttCAGCTTCTTCTTTGTAGCTTCTGGAGCAATGCAACTTTATATGGACTGCCCCACCAACCCTTTTTCCTCCTATTAAAGGTAACTTTTCATAAGACTGTGTATTGTACTTATTTTTTTGGTAAATGAACAGCTTGGACATCACCCTTGATAGTAAATCCACATTTGTTATGGAACCAAAGTTCTTTGCTGtcccagcagctgtttctcTAGTGGTGTGTGACAGCTCGTGACTCCCACACTGAACGCACCTGGAGGAAACGACGCCCAAAGCACATATGAAAAAAGAACAGGAGCAACTTTATCTTGGATGACAAACGTAGAAAAGTCAGAGGGTAGCTCCATTCCGATATAGTGCCCGCGTTGTGTTTTACAATCATCTGATATCAGCAGAGAGACGAGAGTGTCCACTGGAGGGCGGCAGAGAGATAAGGCAACATACAGAAATTGGAGGGTCCGGAAGGAGACAACTCCATTCCCCTCCTTTCGGGTCTTTGACCCTGTGCTTCTCTTTTACCCTCCTCACGTTGCAAAAAAAGTCATACTTCAACACAGCAAACTTGGCAGGTGATGCTTTGCTTCTGGAGTGTTAAATTAACTCCTACAAATGCATGGGTGGTacaatctgaaaaagaaaaagctattaGTCCTGTTTCAGTTGTCTTGTTCCAGGGCTGCAGCGCTGCTGTTTCACATCACCACCTTGTCCAAGTGTGGGATTCCTGCAGGGTGTCCCTGAACGTAGTACAACCTTACCTGTTGGCTGttattattctgctttttttagcttttcttttcgTGGCACAAGTAATTTGCGAATATAAGGCAACACCAGTAATAAGGTGAAAAACAACATGTGGCCGAGGAAATAAATAGACTTGTACACCTGTAAAGAGAAAGGGTTAAGGGTCAGCAAGCAGACTTCAGCTAAGACCACATGAGAGGGCAAGCAGGGGTAAAAGGGATTGGTGGCGTGGACTGTGTGTTTAAGGTTAATAAATACCTTCATCCATTTGTCCCAGGTGAAAAGGCAAAATGGCACCAGAGAATAACCCATAAACATCCAGTGGTTAGTCTGCTGCAGCACATAGAAAACAGGCTGCAAGGCAGTGATGGAGGCCAAACGGCTTAAAGTAGGACTGTCCCGAACAAGGTTTATAACctagtggaaagaaaaataaagctttcctCAGCTGGATATCTTATGGTTGTATCTGTAGGCTCTGCAGCCAGAGTATCCTTGTTAATTAACTTTGGTAACTATGCAACAAAAAACTAAGTACGTACCCTATTCTTGAAGTTttaatcaaaaaagaaaaggctaaCTATGGAATACTTTTCTTTCACTACCTGAGATTTAGCAGAAGCTTTCTGCTCATGTGCTTGTCTTCCAACCTTCCCAGCTGGCAAGCACTTCAACTGTGCTATGCTCGTGCCAATTGTGCCGTAAAAGCTGATGGGAAGAAACCTATGGAGTACTAGCGTGGAAGCTAGGAACCTACTGAACCCCTGAACAGAACAGTACCATGTGTGAACACCAGTTTCTAAGTGAGCAGTTATTAAACCCTTCAGTGTGGCAGTTTCCAGACTCAAGAGGAAAAGCTAATGCAGGCGACCTTATTCTGCTAAGTCTGACAGAGCGCACCTGTCTTTCAACGATGACTATGAGCAACTCCATTTGAAAGCACACCAGGTAGCCAGAGTGTAGTCCATGCCAAATAGCCAGGAAGAACAGGGCCAGTGCCTGTGACAGCAGTTTGTTACCCAGGAACTTCAGGCGCTTGAAGATGTAGCtagagcagagaagaaacaaagcgCTTCTAGTTCATTGTTTATCCTTCTCTCTCCATGTCAGAGATGCAAGGCCCAGGGGACTGTGTCTTCACATTTCCCTGTGGTAACAGAAACAGCTAGACAGCTCCCCTTAACACGGCAACTTACACTTCAGTCCTTATCTTAAAGAAATGCCAGCTAGTGGGGATAGGTGGTTCTTCTGACAACACTCAtagaaatgaagatattttacaATTCAGTTGTGGTCCAGCAAGATCTGAACCAAAACCTGTCTGTATAGGAAGCACCAAGGCTGAAGTAGTTTGGAGACTACCTCTTGGTTTCAACTCTTCTGCAACTGTTTGACCAAGAAGGCAGGAGGGCTCACTGGAGTTCCATTCTAACCTCCTCCCACCAGCTTCTACCATTTTCAACTTCTTGCCTCTGTTAACAAAGAACTGCCTTTTTAAATTGGATCGAAAGATCTACCCAACTCAGGAAGCTGTTTCCAATGGAAGAAGTGTGAGAACAGAACGAGGAGTTGCCAGGTACACCCTTCTCAACTTAATGATCTTGGTTCTGTTGACAAAGGTACTACTGACATTACAGATGTAGAAATTTGTCCTGCTCACCGGGCCACCCAAGCATTGGTGTTGATATTGAAAGAAGCAATGGTCCCTGTGAAAAAAGGCGTTGTCTCATACAGCCAGACCTTCATATTGGCACAGGCATCCCACAGAGGTTTTCCACTCTGGTCTTTCCCGTTGTACCCTAGACCAACAAGGATGCAGACGCCTTCCTATggaaaaagacacagaagaaagatgagaaaggcagagctggggaagtTCTGATTCTGCAGACGGTACCACTGCAGATAGAGGAAACGGGTTAAAATCTCCTTTTCATCAGTTAGCCCTTGCTTTACTTACAGCAAACTACACTGATCTGCACCGGTATTTAGACACTTGAATTGCATCCTATTAGTGCTAAGTCCAAAAGAGTACTTTGTAACTTCAAAGGTGCTAACTTTGTACATTTGCCTTGTTTGCAGAAATACTTGTGACTCACCGTAACAAGCCAGCAAGTTACATATTTGTAGAGGATAATTTTGCCCCAGACCAGTATGTAACCACAGCGGAACCAGAAAGGCTTCTCCTGCAgagataaaacagaataaaaatgaatgagttCTGGCTATATATAATGTGGATAGATGAGATCTCATCaccatctttcattttaatctaATCAATATGTTGCTACACTAAATAAACTGGACTACCAGGCTATGGGGTTATTTGATTTCATACacttttttacttcctttggTGATATTTGATTATTGAAACAAGTACTCTGGAATTAGTATTAAACATTGCTGGAATTGATACCCTCTTTTATTCACGCTGGTACAGTTATAGGAAGGCATAGCACCAGTTGCTGACTTATCTTATCTTTGAATTGAGGCAAACctaaaaaaaacagaatgattttCGTCTACTCTTGTGGATCCAGTGCCCTCCAGAGAAGTAGAATTTTTCCACATATAAGAACTGTGAAATATATACATACCATGTAATCATCTGAGATGAGGTATTCATCAGAGATGTATGGGCTTGACAAGGTATAGGTCACTAGAAATAAGAGACCCAAACTCAGGCGCTTGAGAGCAGGcacaaaactgagaaagaaaaacatgaaggtCAAGGAAAagctctgtttaaaaacagaagtggaCGTGAGGAGTTTGGGGAGACAGCGATAGGGGGTTACCACATTCCACTGCAGCAGATGCCTCTACTTGGAAGCTGGGGTGCTGACCATACCAGGTCAGGACTGAGTCTGTACTAAACAAGTCAAGTGTTAATATTTGTGCCCCCGAATAATGCTAGGAAATTATGCAGAGTTTATAAGCAATTTCTGAATGGCTGCCTTCTCTTATAAAAAAACTTTTAGTCACAGTATTTCAGTGTCCAGGTAAGAATGCACTCTGCTGCAGGGAATGCATGGAGGATTCAGCATTCTGGGATCTTAGGAAAGCAAGGAGCTAAGTGGATCTCATTACCTATTGGGTCTCTGGCCTGGAACGTCAGTCATCTCACCCTTTGCCAGTTTCTGATAGTCTGTCATGGAGAACTGAGGCCCCACCATGAAGGCACCATAGAAATAGGAGAATCCTGAGACCTCCAGCAAGGTAGGAACTCCCCGGACAGCAAATCGACGCTGCTCAGGGGTCAGGAACTCCTGCACCAAAGGGATTGGATTAACATCATCCTAAGGGTTGTTATACTTAGCTCTGGATGTTTTCAGTGAATCTCCTTTTTGGTCTAAGCTCTTGCTCTCCACATACAGGGAACTTTTCACTTTGTACTTCATGTTTGTTCCTCTCCTCATCCCTCTCACTCTATCTCCGGTCAAtccaaacagcaacaaaatccaATAGCTGAGACCAGTTGCACAGGTCTATATTCCCAAAAAAGCtcaaaataaggaagaaatctATTAACATGCATCCCTGCCAGCACAGATATGCCGTAAGAGCTCTGTATCTGACCATTACCAATCCCTGACTGCAACAGTATGTACCCAGACCGTGCTGCCCTACAGTTCCTACTGTAGGAACTCACCTTCCTACAGGAGGTGAGAAACAAAGACGCCTGAAGTAGGATTAAGAGACTGTTAAAAGTGTTCTGTCCTTTTCCACACACCGCGCTGTGTGACTTCTGTCACCATTTAATCTTCTCTAATATCGGGGCCACAACAAATGGCAAAAATCCAAGAAGGTACGATATGACtcaacaaaagaaaggaagatgggaACTGAGATCCAGCGCTGATGGTTTGCGCATTAAGGGAATACTACGCACAAGACACAGAGCATTGGAGATTGGGAATCTAAAGCAACGGATTTGGGGATAGCACATGGTGGGGAATTTGGATGGGGGCAGAACAATATTTTGACACAATTCAGTGCTTAATCAACCTTTGTCCATCTGTAATTGCTACTGTTTCCATTTTGAACTATCTTTTTTCCACTCTGGAATTCAGCGTTATTAGATATTCACGGATACCCCCCTCTTGGTTCTGGCTTTTGCTGAACAATGAATGCAGCTTACTAATTTACATCCTTTGAACATGATTTTCTGGCTTCTAGATCACTAGAATAGCAaacaagaggaaggaaggagaatttGTGTTTTACTCACCGGATCTTTTCCTCCATCATAGTAATCGATGGCCAGACCTAGAGGTGAGAAAC
The Coturnix japonica isolate 7356 chromosome 1, Coturnix japonica 2.1, whole genome shotgun sequence DNA segment above includes these coding regions:
- the EMG1 gene encoding LOW QUALITY PROTEIN: ribosomal RNA small subunit methyltransferase NEP1 (The sequence of the model RefSeq protein was modified relative to this genomic sequence to represent the inferred CDS: inserted 3 bases in 3 codons; deleted 3 bases in 2 codons; substituted 1 base at 1 genomic stop codon); translated protein: MPRPLRHGRAATRAPREGHRKLPPPPXPSAALRNXSRGGGGRGRAPSWVAAASIGGALRVTLRREAQTQNGGAQRPRLKRTEEEDDDDAPLEAKRVRGQRRLLVVLEGASLETVKVGKTFELLXCDKHKALLXRSGAVEGPGEVRPDITHQSLLMLMDSPLNRAGLCKFYIHTQKNVLIEVNPQTRIPRTFDRFCGLMVQLLHKLSVRAADGPQKLLKVIKNPVSDHLPVGCMKIGTSFAAPNVTDLRELVPKAEPVTIVVGAFAHGSVNVDYTEKTIPISNYPLSAALTCAKITTAFEEAWGVL
- the LPCAT3 gene encoding lysophospholipid acyltransferase 5, with amino-acid sequence MYNSSIFFPLYSGYPFALFQRYFLFQKETYLIHLYNVFTGLSIAYFNFGMQFFHSLLCVLIQFLILRLMGRTVTAVLTTFVFQMTYLMAGYYFTATEHYDIKWTMPHCVLTLKLIGLAIDYYDGGKDPEFLTPEQRRFAVRGVPTLLEVSGFSYFYGAFMVGPQFSMTDYQKLAKGEMTDVPGQRPNSFVPALKRLSLGLLFLVTYTLSSPYISDEYLISDDYMEKPFWFRCGYILVWGKIILYKYVTCWLVTEGVCILVGLGYNGKDQSGKPLWDACANMKVWLYETTPFFTGTIASFNINTNAWVARYIFKRLKFLGNKLLSQALALFFLAIWHGLHSGYLVCFQMELLIVIVERQVINLVRDSPTLSRLASITALQPVFYVLQQTNHWMFMGYSLVPFCLFTWDKWMKVYKSIYFLGHMLFFTLLLVLPYIRKLLVPRKEKLKKAE